A window of Methylocaldum szegediense genomic DNA:
ATGCGGTCATAACCAGAGCAAGGCAGCACAGGTACTTGGCGTAAGCCGCAGTACTTTGCGCAAGAAGATGCGCCAGTACGGTATCGAATAGTTTCCCTCACATTCTCCACGGCAAGCGGCCCACACTTCACTTATGAACACAAAAGTATCCCGAGCGCTCGTCAGCGTGTCCGACAAAACTGGAATTGTGGAATTCTGCCGCGGATTGGCCGATCTTGGCATCGAGATCCTTTCGTCCGGCGGTACCGCGTCGCTTTTGCGCGAAAACAGCATCGCAGCCGTGGAAGTATCCGATTACACCGGCTTTCCCGAAATGATGGGCGGCCGGATCAAGACCCTGCATCCGAAAATTCATGGCGGCATTCTAGGGCGCCGGGGGATCGACGAAGAGGTGATGGCTCGCCACGGCATTTCCGGCATCGATTTAGTGGTCGTGAACCTCTATCCCTTCGAACAGACGGTCGCTAAACCGGACTGCGAGCTTGCCGAGGCGATCGAAAACATCGATATCGGCGGGCCTGCCCTGATTCGCGCGGCCGCCAAGAACCACAAATCGGTCGGCGTCGTCGTCGATCCAAACGATTATCCTCAAGTTCTGGCGGAACTTCGGGCGCAAGCCGGCAGTCTCTCCGACGACATGCGATTCAAACTGGCGATTAAAAGCTTTCGGCATACCTCTGCCTACGACAGCGCCATTGCGGCGTATCTCGCTAAAGTCGAAGGCTCCGAACTATTCCCTGACCCTCTCGTGATGCGCTTTCGGAAAGCCCAAGCGATGCGCTACGGGGAGAATCCGCACCAGAAAGCCGCATTCTACGTCGACCCCGGTGCTGCCAGCGGCACTATCGCCAAAGCTAAACAGCTCCAGGGCAAGGAATTGTCCTATAACAATATTGCCGACGCGGATGCAGCGCTCGAATGCGTGAAAACGTTCGACGATGCGCCCGCCTGCGTCATCGTCAAACACGCCAATCCCTGTGGCGTCGCGCAAGGCAAGACGGTGCTTGAGGCTTATGACCGCGCTTACGCCACCGACCCGACATCGGCGTTCGGCGGCATCATCGCCTTCAACCGGGCGCTCGATGCGGAGACCGCTCGCGCCATCATTGAAAGGCAGTTCGTGGAAGTGATTATCGCTCCCGAGGTAAGCGAGGGTGCGCGTCAAGTATTGAGCGGAAAAGCGAACGTTCGGGTATTGGAATCCGGCCCCTGGTCTAACGCTCCCGCGCCGGAATGGGATTTCAAGCGCGTAGCGGGCGGCCTTCTGGTACAGGATCGGGACCTGGGCGTGGTCGGTCCGAATGACTTGAGGATCGTCACCCGACGCGCGCCCACCGAGGACGAACTGGCTGATCTTCTATTCGCCTGGAAAGTGGTCAAGTATGTCAAATCCAACGCCATCGTTTATTGCAAGAACCGCCAAACCATCGGTATAGGCGCAGGACAAATGAGCCGAGTTTATTCGGCGCGGATCGCGGCGATCAAAGCCGCGGACGAAGGACTCGCCGTCCAGGGCTCGGTTATGGCCTCGGACGCTTTCTTCCCGTTCCGCGACGGGGTGGATTCAGCCGCTGCGGCCGGAATCACCGCCGTGATCCAGCCAGGCGGCTCGGTGCGCGATCCGGAAGTGATCGCGGCCGCCGACGAGCACGGCATGGCCATGGTCTTTACTGCGATGCGGCATTTTCGCCACTGACACGCGCTAAAGCGTTTCGCAAATTCCTTGAATCGATCCGAACGGTTTTCCGACACCGACCTCTGCGTCAAGTGCGGACTATGCCTGCCTCACTGCCCAACCTACAGCAAGACTCTGGACGAAAACGAATCCCCACGCGGACGTATCGCCTTGATCCAGGGCTGGGCACAGGGTTCGCTCGCAGCAACGCCGGAGCTGATTAGACATATCGATAATTGTCTCTTGTGCCGATCCTGCGAGGCGGTCTGCCCGGCTTATGTTCCCTATAGCCGCCTGGTCGATCGTTTTCGGTGTGGAACCGGCGCTGCAGGCAAAACCCCATTTCAGCGTTTCAAGGCCGCCGGTATCAGGATTGCGCTGACCGATCAGCGCGCGTCCCGCTGGACGGAACGATTGCTCGGAAAACCGGGCAGATCAGGCTTGAACCTGCTCAAGAACATCGGTTTTCTGAATATGCTGGGATTGTCGGAGCTCGAAGCGGGCCTTCCGAAAACACGCGAACCGGCGCACTGGAACGATTTCTATCCCGTTCACGGCCACGCGGAACGCGGCAGAGTCGCCTTGTTTCTCGGTTGTACGGCCAAGCTTTTCGACACTGAAACTGTGGCCTCAACCTTGCTTGTGCTAAATCGACTGGGCATAAGCGTTAAGCTGCCGCGCATGCAATCGTGTTGCGGGGCGCTGCATCTCCATGCTGGCGATGAAGCCGGCGCTCGCAAGCTCATGGAACGAAATCTGGCAGCTTTTGACCAATCCGACGTCGACGCGATCATTACCATCGCCAGTGGCTGCGGCGCCATGCTGCATGATTATCCGCAATTCGACACCACGCCCTCCTCGTCAGCTTTTGCTAAGCGTGTCAAGGACATCGGCCAATTTCTGGCGGAGCTGGTCTGGCCCAACGACATCGAGCTTAACCCATTGGCGGCTAAGGTTTGCATACACACACCCTGCACGCTGAAGAACGTGTTGCGGGCGGAACGTTACGGTGCCGATCTACTCCGCCGCGTACCCTTGCTCGATGTTACCCCCCTCCCTGGCACCCTGCGATGCTGCGGCGCAGCGGGCAGCTATATGCTGGAGCACCCGAATATGGCGAAAAACTTACGGGATGACGTGCTGAAATCGGTGACAGCGATCAACCCCGATGTCCTGGCGACATCGAATCCAGGCTGTGCCATCCATTTACGGGCGGGGCTGGCGCAAGAAGGCCTGGGCCGGATCGAGGTGTTACACCCGGTCACCCTGCTCGCACGACAACTCATCCAATAAAAAAGCCGGTTCGACTTAGAACCGGCTTTTTGTTTTCAAGGCGCTGACACGGCGTGCCCAAACCGTGTTCGGTCATCGCCGCAACTTGTAGTTCCGGCCGTAGAAGATCTCCGCCATTTCCTGCTTGAGCTGCTTCTGAATGGCGATACGCTCCTCATCGGTTAGCGCGTCTTTGTCTGTTTCGAATAGATAATTATCGAGATGGAAGTCTTTCAGGATCATCTTCGTGTGGAAGATTTTCTCCTGATAGACATTCACATCGATCATCTGATATCGCTCCGCCATCGCATCCGAAATGTAGTTCTGGATGGACGTGATCTCATGATCGTTATAGTGCTTTTGGCCGCTGATATCCCGGGTAAAGCCGCGCACGCGGTAATCCATGATCACGATGTCGGATTCGAAGCTGTGGATCAGGTAGTTGAGCGCCTTTAGCGGCGAAATGCGGCCGCAGGTCGATACATCGATATCCGCCCGAAAGGTGCTGATGCCCCCGTAGGGGTGGCTCTCCGGATAGGTATGCACCGTGATATGACTCTTGTTTAGGTGCGCCACGACCGATTCCGGAGCGGGACCCGGCGCCTCTATATTGTTAATGGAGTCAGGCACATGCCCTTCGGAAATGAGCATTGTGACGCTGGCGCCCTGAGGCTCATAATCCTGACGCGCGATGTTCAAAATTTCGGCACCGATGATCGCAGTCACATCGGTCAATATCTGCGTCAAGCGTTTGGCGTTGTACATCTCGTCAATGTACTCGATGTAACGACGCTGCTGTTGCCCGGATTTGGCATAGCAAATGTCGTAAATATTGAAGCTCAACGATTTGGTGAGGTTATTGAAACCGTGTAACTGCAATTTTTCCATCGATCTATTAATTACCCCCGTAGTCGGTTGTAACTACCACTTGCGTACGCGCATTCGCGACTAAAGCGCTGAGCTCGTACGAAGAGTTCATGAGACCGAGAAACCTGTCTACCCGTTCACTCGACTTCGACGATTTCGTAGTCATGCGTAATTTGGGCGGTTTTTCCGAGCATTATTGATGCGGAACAATATTTCTCCGCGGAGAGACGAATGGCTCGATTGACGACCGCATCGTCTAGCCCTTTCCCTTTGACAACGAAATGCGCATGAATCCGAGTGAAGACTTTAGGATCGGATTCCGCCCGTTCCGCTTCGAGCTGCACCTCACAATCTCGCACATCGTGCCTCCCTTTACGAAGAATGTGTACCACGTCGAATGCCGCGCAGCCACCCATTCCTAGCAACAACATTTCCATCGGCCGCACACCGAGATTCCGGCCACCAGATTCCGGCGGCCCATCCATGACAACCGTATGACCGCTGCCGGACTCCGCCATAAACAGCGCATTTTCTACCCATTTGACGCGTGCCTTCATCGAAGACCCCCCGAGTGAAAATAGCCGCTTACTTTATCATAATTCCCTGCCGCGCCAAGCAAAATTAATCGCTGCTAAACTTGAAAGATCGTTTTCACTGGACTCGAAACGCTCATGCACTCTCTCTCAAAATCGGACGACGTCATCGCAAATCTTCTGTCTTATTGTCACCGCCGCCGTTATCCTAACAAAACGCCCATTATTCGCCCCGGGGACGCTGGAGACACGCTTTATTACATCATCGAAGGGGCGGTTACAGTCAGCATGCCACACCGGCCAAGCGGTGACGATATCGTTCTCGCTTACCTGAATAAGGGAGAGTTTATCGGCGAAATCGGCGTATTCATGGGGTCCATGCAGCGGGATGTGACGGTCACCACCCGGGAGCCGAGCCAACTGGCCGAGATCAGCTATGTTCGATTCGCTCAATTGCTCAAGGGCGAGCTCGCCGAGCACGCCGTTGAGATCTTAAGCCTGCTTGGACGTCAGCTGTCCCGGCGCCTCCTTAACACTAGCCGAAAAGTCGGCAATCTCGCGTTTCTCGATGTCTCGGGACGCATCGCCCATACTCTAATAGAACTGTGCAAGCAGCCCGGAGCGCTAACACATCCCGACGGCATGCAGATCCGTATCACTCGGCAGGAGCTGGGCCGCATCGTAGGCTGTTCCCGGGAGGTGGCCGGGAGGGTTCTCAAAAATCTCGAGGAACAAGGACTTCTCTCAGCCAAAGGCAAAACGATCGTCGTCTACGGCACCCGTTAGACTGCGTCCGCGTTCCAAGCCTTCTTCAGGACGCTCGGGTCAAGCTCTGCGACAGACCTGTCGAAGGGCTCTCAGGACACGCTGGTCGAACGCTCACCTGAACTCAGCCGAAGAGCATGACCGGAATCCGTTCCTTCAGAGCTCCGTTGTAGCAGCAACTCGATGCCGGCTTACGCCATCAATCGGCCAGCTCGTCCAACGCCGCCGACCGCGTGAGCAGCTCGGACGCCTTCCACAACCCGATACGCCGCTTGCCTCGGTAAGGTTGGATGAAATCAGCAGTTTCCTCAAAGCCTTTCTTGCTGCCGCGATAAACGATGACGACATAACCTTCAGGGTGTGCGACCAACCATTCGGATAAGTCTTGACCCGTGTGCAGCACCTCTAAAGGTGCCGTCAGCCTTCCGATGAATTGGAAGTCCCCGCTGTATTTCTCCCAATGCGCAATCGGTATTCCACGCGCCTGTAATTGCGCGATACGGACCGCCACAGAACGTAGGTCGTGGTGAGGCCGTCCCGCCTCGACATAAACGAGATGCGCAACCAGAATCACCCCGATCATCGCTCCCACGACGCCCCGCACCATCGTTGCCGAATCCCGTGGCCGCCATAGCAGCAAAAAAGCTCCCAAACCGACGATGAGCACGATCGCGACGAGAGGAAAGGCTTCCGCGACGACAACGACAGTGCTATCGGACTTCGGAAACCCAAGCGCTTGCGCGATAAACGGAAGCCAAGCCATAACCAGCCCCAGACCGAGCACGATGGCACCGAACGCGATCTGGCCAAAGCGCCCGATCCGCAGCGATGGGTCAGCGAAAACACGAGCAAAAATCAGTGCCCAGATGGGCAGGGAAGGAAGCAGATAATGAATCTGTTTTGCACTAATGGCCGACAACAGGAGCAACACCGCAACCACATGAAGCACGCAAAAGCGTAAACTCGAATCGGCTTTCGGCTTTACCAGGTTGCGCCAGATACCGGGCCAAAGAATCCAGGGGAAGAGAACCATGGGCAGGGTATGCGCGTACCACCACCAGGATCTCTTATGAGCGAAGGAGTTGGCGATACGCCCGACTGATTGGCTCCAGAAGATGGCCTGCGCGTATGCCTCCCCGCCAGCCATTCCGGCCGGAATCGCCCATGCAAGGCCGATCGACGTACCTAACAGGGTAGCTGCCAGGATACCGGCGTACCATCCAATCCAGCCCGAACCGGGAACGCGCGTCGACCACCAAGGCGCCAACAGACCCGCCGGCAATATCAGCAGAAGGATAATGGGTCCTTTGGATAACACCCCTCCGCCAATGCCGACGGCCATCATCAACCAGCCCATACCGAACGCGCCCTGGGCGGCTCGTAAAATCCCCAACACCCCCAATTGGGCAAAAAACGCCACTAGCATGTCGTAGAGGGTCAGAGTCGTCCACAAGGACCAGACTGCGAGACCCAGCAAGATCAACGGCGCGAGGCGCGATACCGTGTCCGCTTCAGGCCACAACCGGCGCGCCAGACGCTCGGTCAGGAACAGGTTGCCCAAACCGAACAAAGGCCCGACAAATCGAGGCGTCCAATCGTTGACGCCAAAAACGAACCAGCTCAAATGGATGACCCATTGCAATAGCGGCGGCTTGTGGCTATAGGGCTTGCCGTTTAGGTAAGGCACGAGGAAATCGCCTCGCTGCCACATTTCCCAGGCCACCGATACGGCGCGGGTTTCATCGACGGGTATGAGAGGCCTCAACACGAGGCCGGAGAACACAAGGACACACCAGAGCAGAACATAATCTCTGGCAATCGCCCGGTATGGCATAAATATCGTTGTTATAAGTTTTCGTTATGAAAGACCGGCGCCCCCAATGCACCGGTACTATGGGCCACTACGTCTGACCGCTCACCAAGCGGCCACTGACGGTTCAATTCGAAAACGACGGGCAAAGCGACTTACGCCGCTTCACCCCGGAGAACCGCGCGGTTTAGCCGCTAAGCCGCTTCCACGATGCCGTTATGCCTAAGCAGAGCATCGATCGTGGGCTCACGTCCGCGGAAAGCGATGAAAAGCTCCATGGCCTTACGGCTGCCGCCCCGCGCGAGGATGTTTTCCAGGAAGGATCGACCCACCTCGGGCGCGAAAATGCCTTTTTCCTCCAACAGTGAGAAAGCGTCGCTGGACAACACTTCCGCCCATTTGTAGCTGTAATAGCCAGCCGCGTAGCCCCCGCCGAAGATGTGCGAGAAGCTGTGCGGGAATCGGTTGAACGGCGGCGGGATAAAAACCGC
This region includes:
- the speD gene encoding adenosylmethionine decarboxylase; translation: MEKLQLHGFNNLTKSLSFNIYDICYAKSGQQQRRYIEYIDEMYNAKRLTQILTDVTAIIGAEILNIARQDYEPQGASVTMLISEGHVPDSINNIEAPGPAPESVVAHLNKSHITVHTYPESHPYGGISTFRADIDVSTCGRISPLKALNYLIHSFESDIVIMDYRVRGFTRDISGQKHYNDHEITSIQNYISDAMAERYQMIDVNVYQEKIFHTKMILKDFHLDNYLFETDKDALTDEERIAIQKQLKQEMAEIFYGRNYKLRR
- a CDS encoding OsmC family protein, translated to MKARVKWVENALFMAESGSGHTVVMDGPPESGGRNLGVRPMEMLLLGMGGCAAFDVVHILRKGRHDVRDCEVQLEAERAESDPKVFTRIHAHFVVKGKGLDDAVVNRAIRLSAEKYCSASIMLGKTAQITHDYEIVEVE
- a CDS encoding ArnT family glycosyltransferase, with translation MLRPLIPVDETRAVSVAWEMWQRGDFLVPYLNGKPYSHKPPLLQWVIHLSWFVFGVNDWTPRFVGPLFGLGNLFLTERLARRLWPEADTVSRLAPLILLGLAVWSLWTTLTLYDMLVAFFAQLGVLGILRAAQGAFGMGWLMMAVGIGGGVLSKGPIILLLILPAGLLAPWWSTRVPGSGWIGWYAGILAATLLGTSIGLAWAIPAGMAGGEAYAQAIFWSQSVGRIANSFAHKRSWWWYAHTLPMVLFPWILWPGIWRNLVKPKADSSLRFCVLHVVAVLLLLSAISAKQIHYLLPSLPIWALIFARVFADPSLRIGRFGQIAFGAIVLGLGLVMAWLPFIAQALGFPKSDSTVVVVAEAFPLVAIVLIVGLGAFLLLWRPRDSATMVRGVVGAMIGVILVAHLVYVEAGRPHHDLRSVAVRIAQLQARGIPIAHWEKYSGDFQFIGRLTAPLEVLHTGQDLSEWLVAHPEGYVVIVYRGSKKGFEETADFIQPYRGKRRIGLWKASELLTRSAALDELAD
- the crp gene encoding cAMP-activated global transcriptional regulator CRP, which produces MHSLSKSDDVIANLLSYCHRRRYPNKTPIIRPGDAGDTLYYIIEGAVTVSMPHRPSGDDIVLAYLNKGEFIGEIGVFMGSMQRDVTVTTREPSQLAEISYVRFAQLLKGELAEHAVEILSLLGRQLSRRLLNTSRKVGNLAFLDVSGRIAHTLIELCKQPGALTHPDGMQIRITRQELGRIVGCSREVAGRVLKNLEEQGLLSAKGKTIVVYGTR
- the purH gene encoding bifunctional phosphoribosylaminoimidazolecarboxamide formyltransferase/IMP cyclohydrolase, yielding MNTKVSRALVSVSDKTGIVEFCRGLADLGIEILSSGGTASLLRENSIAAVEVSDYTGFPEMMGGRIKTLHPKIHGGILGRRGIDEEVMARHGISGIDLVVVNLYPFEQTVAKPDCELAEAIENIDIGGPALIRAAAKNHKSVGVVVDPNDYPQVLAELRAQAGSLSDDMRFKLAIKSFRHTSAYDSAIAAYLAKVEGSELFPDPLVMRFRKAQAMRYGENPHQKAAFYVDPGAASGTIAKAKQLQGKELSYNNIADADAALECVKTFDDAPACVIVKHANPCGVAQGKTVLEAYDRAYATDPTSAFGGIIAFNRALDAETARAIIERQFVEVIIAPEVSEGARQVLSGKANVRVLESGPWSNAPAPEWDFKRVAGGLLVQDRDLGVVGPNDLRIVTRRAPTEDELADLLFAWKVVKYVKSNAIVYCKNRQTIGIGAGQMSRVYSARIAAIKAADEGLAVQGSVMASDAFFPFRDGVDSAAAAGITAVIQPGGSVRDPEVIAAADEHGMAMVFTAMRHFRH
- a CDS encoding (Fe-S)-binding protein is translated as MNRSERFSDTDLCVKCGLCLPHCPTYSKTLDENESPRGRIALIQGWAQGSLAATPELIRHIDNCLLCRSCEAVCPAYVPYSRLVDRFRCGTGAAGKTPFQRFKAAGIRIALTDQRASRWTERLLGKPGRSGLNLLKNIGFLNMLGLSELEAGLPKTREPAHWNDFYPVHGHAERGRVALFLGCTAKLFDTETVASTLLVLNRLGISVKLPRMQSCCGALHLHAGDEAGARKLMERNLAAFDQSDVDAIITIASGCGAMLHDYPQFDTTPSSSAFAKRVKDIGQFLAELVWPNDIELNPLAAKVCIHTPCTLKNVLRAERYGADLLRRVPLLDVTPLPGTLRCCGAAGSYMLEHPNMAKNLRDDVLKSVTAINPDVLATSNPGCAIHLRAGLAQEGLGRIEVLHPVTLLARQLIQ